CTCTTTATTTTGGCCGACGGTGTGCATACCAAGCTGGACACGCCACGGTCGAGGTTCTTTTGGGAAGGATCCTGCACAAGGCGCAAGTACCATATGGTTAAATGGGCGGCCGTTTTGTCGCCCCAAGTCCCAGGGGACCTTGGGGTTATGAACTCCAAATTGATGAATGTAGCGCTTATGTGCAAATGGATCTGGAGATTGTCTCAAGGGGAGACAGGGCTTTGGGTTGATTTGCTCAGGGCCAAATACTTCCCGTCCAGCAACTTCTTCGAGGCCACGGGAAGGGGGTCTCCTTTCTAGAACTCTATCCAAGCGTTCAGGCCCATATTCGCCATGGGGCGATGTTTTCCATCAAGGATGGGCGCTCGACGCGTTTCTGGCTGGACCTCTGGATTGGTGAACAACCCCTCTGGTCCAGGTTCAGAGATCTCTACAACATAGCTCTTTAGCCCAACCTCTTTGTGTCTCAGGCTATGGGTGTGTCCCCACCGGCACTGCTCTTCCGCCACGAGCTTACCGGCTTGGAGACAACAAGTTTGGGAAACTTGTTGTCTCTTGTAGGGGAGGTATCGCTATCCCAGGGTTCGGATATTGTGTCCTGGCACCTCAACGCCTCTGGCAAGTTCTCAGTCAATTCCCTCTATCGAGTGCTTGCCCGGAGAGCTTATCAATAGGCGGCATCCGGGCTGTGGAAGCCTAGGATTCCCCTCGAGATTAAGGTATTTCTGTGGCAGATGTGTAGCGATAGACTTCCAACGTCCGTCAACATAGCCAAGCGCAATGGGCCGGCCAGTGGGCCCTGCCAACCATGTTTTTTTTTTCAACTACCACCTGTCTCGCTTTGCGTGGAGCGCGGTCCATGAGGCTGTTGGACGGGATTGGGATCCCAGATCCAGTGCTGAGCCGGTTGCCCTCCTGCCCTCGGTTACTGGTAGCGCCCGGCGTGTCATGTGGCGCTGCGTTGGGGCTTTACTATGGGCTTTGTGGCATATTAGGAACAAAGTAACGATCGAGGGTTCCTTCCCGTCTCATCCCTCTGACGTGATCTCCAAATGTGTCATCTTCTTGCAGCAGTGCACGCCGTTGGGAAGGCACCAAGACGCTGATCTTCTGCAACTCGCTCTTGCCCGTCTCCGTCAAGTCTACACTTTGGCAAGAGCTCCTGCGCCGCCTCCATAGGGTCGTCAGGCACCTTTTGGCATCACTTGTGCGAGCCTGCGTGCTCTGATCTAGCCGGCTGTGGCTTGTAATCCAAGACTTCCCCTCCTTTAGATCGATCTTTTGAGGGTGTTGGTGTTATGTAAGACTTTGATTTCGTGTACGCTGTCTAATGTGGACTTTATTAATTCCCCTGGTGTCTTTGttctaaaagaagaaagaaagagagagagagagatagatagatagatagaataTCTTCCGCTGATTTGATTTGCATGCTGACATGCAGAGCATACAGAGACTCGTAGAGCGATAATTCTAAAGGCACGGAAAACTACAGACGTTTTACGAGCATCTCCACAGTAATTACTTCTCCCTTCCCCCACCCCCATTTTCACTGAGGTGGGGCCCGCCTCACTCTCTAATCTTCAGTAAAAAAACCCGCCAGCTAGCATCATTCCGTAAGCTTTGTAAAATATGTCTGCTCTTTTAGCATCGCTCCCCGTAGAGCACGAGCAAACCAAAACCGTGACCTAAACTTGCGGACGCAGAGAGATAGAATGCTAGAAGAAACCGATTCGAATCCTGCTGGCATGCAGCACCTGGCCAGATTAGAAACTGTTCCGTAGAGCACGACCAGACCAAAAACTGAATCCGGTCATCCCGTGGCGCAGGTCAACTCTCCCTCCTTCGCTCGCATCACATGTCACACGCATAGCAGACGGAGACCCAAACACCTAGCTCGGGGAGCCCCAACAATGGCTTTCTTCCCCTAATCTTCTGGTGCTCCTTCCCCATCTCCCCCACTCAGTTTCCCCATTCCCTCGATCCCAAGCCTCCCAAACACTGACACATAACCCAATCCCCGTGGGCTACCCCATGGCCCCGACGGCGCAGAAGAAACACGTCAGATACTGATGCGGCTTCCCGAAGAAAAGCAATGCCTGCCGCTTTGTCGACGGATCGTCTTCCGCGCGACTGGTGCAGGGCTGAGAAGAATCGGGGCCGCAAGCGGCGGACCTTGCTGGCgtcaagaaggaggaggaggaccgcATCACAACCCTCCCCAACGACGTCCTGGGCACCATCATCTCCGCGCTCCCCACTGACGAGGCTGCCCGCACAAACGCCATCTCCAAAGAGTGGAAACACCTCTGACGCAAGTCCACCCCGCTTAACATCGATGACCGTGACATCTAGAAAAGGGAGGTATGGGGAGACAACCTAGTCGTCCTCATCTCAGAGATCCTCGGGGTCCATGCAAGGTACGCGTCCGTCGCCTTTCCCTGAGCACGCTATGCCATCACTTCGGCGACCGAGACAGGTATCCCATCTTCGGGGCAGGTTCTGATCCAAGGTTCACCATCACCTCGAGGTGTTTCATTTCAGCTAACAACGTGTCAACAAATTTTCCGGTGCCGTGACATGTTGGTTGGTGGACACAAATACCAAGTTAGGGTTTTagggcgtgagagagagagagagagagagagagagagagagagagagagaggggtattTTACATGGTTGTCCTGGTGTGATAGATAACTATATTCATGTCATACTTGATTGGGTAGAAATTATATCAAGCCCGTTTCATCTATCCATCATTGTGGTTCCATCAATACAGTGCGAGCTTGTTAATGTTTCACAAGAATCTCGGTCATTCCCACCTAGCCCAGTCACAACCTACAACATCCGATAACTCTTCTTTTGTGGGTAAGTCATAACTACAGTAACTATGAATCACTCTTCATGAGATAATAAATCCATTTGTTGTTttgtgagagagagacagagatagtATTTTCAATTATGCCGACAAAATAGCGTTCATAAGAGAATATAAGGGTGTGTTTGTTTTGAGGGATATGTTTGAGTGGTTGTGGGTATCCCAACCAATCAGCCAGGTACCATTTTCCCTGGTTTCAATGAGTGTGAGTAGCCAGAAATTTATTTGGTTTGATGGATAAAAGGGGGGCTAGTAGTGGTGGATAGAGGTTGTGGTGACTTTTTTGATTAAGGTTGCGAGATTACCCCATAGCTTGTAATTTTTAAACATAGAACAATCAAATAAGatagtaaaaaaatattttttaaaaagcAGAGCAGATAACAACCTGGACCAGTCCTACAAGGGAAAGAGAGTGAAAATACTAAGACATGACACCATGCTTAATTTCTAATGTGTTCAGGACTTGAGGTACAGAGAACAGACACCAGAAATAGCGCGTGCAGCCTCCATCAAAGTCGTTGTATTAAcgtctacacacacacacacacacacacctgtcTATCTGCCGAGCAGCCTCCATCCACATGGCATCAGCGTCCGCATGCGGCACTCACATGTGTCTGCCGCCATGACCTGTGTCGTCCTGAAGCTCGAGCGGTGTAGAAAAAAAGGAAGGAGAGAGTGCACGGCAAGAAGGAAGATATTAGGAAGAGGGAGTTGCCACGCACTGACCTTTGTCGTCCTCTGGCTCCAGAGGGAGAGAGATCAGACAAACACGGTTGCACCTAAAGTTTCAGTGTCGACCATCTTCATTCTTtttgagagatagagagagagaacacCTTCTGCTGATTTGTTTTGCATGCTGACAAAAGTGTAATGCTGCTCGCAGCCCTAGGCCACCCGTATAGCACGAGTGATGTCAGGAGTGTGGAGTGGAAACTGACCCAAAAAAACCTCCGGGAGCACGTCAACTCTTCCCCTCACATATCACACGGAGAACACACGCAGACCCAAAAAAAACCTCGCGGAACCTCCTCCCCCTAATCTCCCGGCGCTCCTCCCCCCTCTCCCGGCTCAGTTTCCCCATTCCCTCGACCCTCAGCGGCAGCCTACAGCTTCCCAGACATTGACACAGAACCCAAGCCTCGCCGGCTAACCCATGACCCCGATGGCGCCGAGGAAACGCGCGAGATACTGCTGCGGCCTCTGCGGCCTCCCAAAGAAGGGCCATGTCTGCCGCTTCGCCGGCGGACCGTCTTCGGCGCGGCAGGTGCAGGGCCGAGAAGAAGCGGCGCCGCCCATGGACCCTCCTTCTGCTGGCGCCAAGAAGGAGGAGGTCACCATCATCACCGCCCTCCCCAACGACGTCCTGGGCACCATCATCTCCGCGCTCCCCATCGATGAGGGCGCCCGCACACACGCCATCTCCAAAGGCTGGAAACACCTCTGGCGCGACTACACTCCGCTCAACCTCGACGACCGTGACCTCCACAAAATGGCCTGGACCGGAGACAACCTAGTCGACCTTATCTCAGACATCCTCGAGGCTCCACGTGAGGTACGCGCCCGTCGTGTTTCTATCAGCACACTATGCCGTCACTCCGGCGACCGAGACCGCTACCCCATCTTCGACCGATGGTTCCGATCCAAGGTTCTGGATCGCCTCGAGGATTTTCATTTCAGCTACCAGCGGGTGAACAACACCGAACCACTTCAGGCTGGCGAGAcgatgccgccgctgccgccatccGCGCTGAGCTTTTCCTCCCTCCGGGTCGCCAGCTTTGGGTGCTGCCATTTCCCTGAGAATATCTTAGCCTCGGGCGGCATCACTTTCCCACATCTCGTCGAGCTCACTCTCTCCCGGATCACAAACTCCGAGAACACACTGCACGCCATGATCGCCGCATCTCCTATTCTTGTCAACTTGTACCTTCACAGAAACTATCACTTCCGCCGCGTCCACATCAGCTCGCAAACTATTGTAAGGTTCCGCATGTTCGTTGACCCAGATGGTGATGTGATGGAAGAACTCCTCATTGTCAACACTCCAAGCCTAGAGGAAGTGATGCTCTGGGACCAAGGTTATTGTGGTCCACGAATTATACGTGTCCTGGTTGCCCCAAAACTTCACATCTTGGGTTGTCTGCACAGCGACATGATGTCCACCGTACAGCATGGGAAGACAATACTCCAGGTATATATGTATCTAGGAGCCACACAGGGCATCTGTatatatcattcttttgcaatcttacTTATATACATATTCTTTCGTGCTTTGACGATCCAGGCAATGGTTGACAGCAGTCTAGTGTCATCACTGCATAATGTAAAGATCTTGAAGCTCGTTGTCCATGGTCTTAGGTTAAATCATGTCATTGACGTGCTCCGATGCTTTCCCTGCTTACAACAGCTTCACATAAACGTGAGTTGGGTCGACTCTCTCTTTCTTTCTACAATCTTAGCTAGATTTTATATACTCTGTATTTATCCATTCCTATGTTGAGTGATTCTACTCTAAATTATTATTCTTGCTTCGTTTTCAGACACTGACAAGCTATGTTCCAAACAAGCAGAACGACAATCCAGCTGCTACTACTGTTGAGTGTGTTGATAGACATTTAAAGCAAGTAATAGTGAGAAATTATTCAGGCAAGAAACCCGATTATAAGTTCGCCAAGTTTTTCGTTTTGAATGCAAGAGCACTAGAGTCAATGAAGCTCCATGTCCCTTTTAGCTGGAACAACGAATGGCGCTCTAGACAACGTATCAAGATGGATTTTAAGAACAGAGCTTCTCCAAATGCTTTGATTTGTTTTGAGGGCACCGAGTGAGCACATGATCAACCGCACAAACGAGGTGTCAAATTGTGTACCCCTTTGGCACATAAGTTATGGTTTTTTTTCCGCAATTAACTGATGCCggtcaatttatcctctaatctctaatcacccctaatcattccaaatcatctaacttcccgaacggtcacccatcctcccactcccccagcctgagcacgcttaacttccgggttctattcttcctcgtttccaagtctgcacttgttgttttcctgacaataataagatgtcaatcctattaaccctcaggaatttagcttgagcatgaagtgacacatttcactgtttgagtttgaaactattgttttaaaaaacaataattatttagtaacactaatatttcttgaataattagtttgaccattgtttgaccatagtttgaccacagtttgaccagatttgaccaaaattcaaaaaaactgaaataattatttagtaacactaatattttagaataattagtttgaccattgtttgtccacagtttgaccagatttgaccacatgttttccaaatataaaatttgaaactatattttttttctgttactagtaagtttcccactagtaagtttgaaattttttgaatttttttgcctctagatcttgaaagcctcgtaactttttttctgttaggtttttgaggattttgaaaatgttcaacggggttcccacaattaaattcggatgtaacttttcgagtagatgatttttcatataaaaaacttcttaatccgagttcgtatgcaaaagttatgcccattttacaaattccacagagattttgcaaataaagtcgaaattcatatttgtaaattttcccaacaactagaccacatatcacatgggaacttattttattttatttttttgacatttccatcattttcttttgcttttacgANNNNNNNNNNNNNNNNNNNNNNNNNNNNNNNNNNNNNNNNNNNNNNNNNNNNNNNNNNNNNNNNNNNNNNNNNNNNNNNNNNNNNNNNNNNNNNNNNNNNNNNNNNNNNNNNNNNNNNNNNNNNNNNNNNNNNNNNNNNNNNNNNNNNNNNNNNNNNNNNNNNNNNNNNNNNNNNNNNNNNNNNNNNNNNNNNNNNNNNNNNNNNNNNNNNNNNNNNNNNNNNNNNNNNNNNNNNNNNNNNNNNNNNNNNNNNNNNNNNNNNNNNNNNNNNNNNNNNNNNNNNNNNNNNNNNNNNNNNNNNNNNNNNNNNNNNNNNNNNNNNNNNNNNNNNNNNNNNNNNNNNNNNNNNNNNNNNNNNNNNNNNNNNNNNNNNNNNNNNNNNNNNNNNNNNNNNNNNNNNNNNNNNNNNNNNNNNNNNNNNNNNNNNNNNNNNNNNNNNNNNNNNNNNNtggtgccaccaaccggtactaatgggcatcgcactctttagtcccggttcgtggcaccaaccgggactgaagggcccaggtgaaccgggactaatgccttagccgcacgaaccaagaccaatgctcacattagtcccggttcgtgactgaatcaggactaatgtgaatattgccctgtgaccaaagccctgttttctactagtgcatgtatGTCCTTGTGGAAGTGTATTGAAAATTGTGCATGTGTGCAGTGTTCCACCGAAATGTTGTGGGTATGATGAATTACCTTGACTTTATGGGAAAAGAATGAGTTCATGATTCCAATTTATGGCTAATATATAGAAGgttccttagggcatctccaaagctGACCCGCAAATAGCTCTGGTATATGTCTGTTTTTATGTCCGGACGTGGTCTGCGGACAAGATGCGGGAGCCgcccatccaaccgtagccgcaaaCATCTG
This region of Triticum aestivum cultivar Chinese Spring chromosome 2D, IWGSC CS RefSeq v2.1, whole genome shotgun sequence genomic DNA includes:
- the LOC123048557 gene encoding uncharacterized protein yields the protein MVDSSLVSSLHNVKILKLVVHGLRLNHVIDVLRCFPCLQQLHINTLTSYVPNKQNDNPAATTVECVDRHLKQVIVRNYSGKKPDYKFAKFFVLNARALESMKLHVPFSWNNEWRSRQRIKMDFKNRASPNALICFEGTE